In Macadamia integrifolia cultivar HAES 741 chromosome 13, SCU_Mint_v3, whole genome shotgun sequence, one DNA window encodes the following:
- the LOC122059459 gene encoding anthocyanidin 3-O-glucosyltransferase 2-like, which translates to MMSKKKVELVFLPIPFMGHIVSMTELAKNLIARDHRISITILIIKFPTTPDVNARIQSLSGSVARIRFNELPHLDLPSPNTAQTPEAMVCTFIEGHKPLVKNKLTQLFFTPESSDAKPDRLAGLFIDMACTTMIDLANELGIPSYIFYPSNACILGLSLHLPALDTHIHSDFMDSETELTIPSFNHSVPPQFLPMCLWSKNHSGFTWATYHSRRFKDARGIIVNTFSELEPYAVHSFSLDDSIPPVYPVGPLVDLQGLIHSQFDRTQFRSTKRWLDDQPTSSVVFLCFGSMGSFSAPQVKEIAVGLDRSGHRFLWSLRQPPQEGEVSPTAYTNLEEVLPEGFLDRTTKRGLVCGWVPQVDVLGHRAIGGFVSHCGWNSILESLWFGVPIAAWPLHAEQHLNAFEMAKELGGLVVELRLDYRGGDDLVMAEEVERAVSCLMDSDCKVRKKVKNIEENSRRALMDGGSSFISLGCLIEDLMDER; encoded by the coding sequence atgatgagtAAGAAAAAAGTAGAGCTGGTCTTTCTTCCAATTCCGTTCATGGGTCATATAGTCTCAATGACTGAGCTGGCCAAGAACCTCATAGCTCGAGACCATCGCATCTCTATTACCATTCTCATCATAAAGTTCCCCACCACCCCAGACGTCAACGCTCGCATCCAATCTCTCTCTGGTTCCGTCGCCAGAATCCGCTTCAACGAACTGCCTCACCTTGACCTACCTTCACCCAACACGGCTCAGACTCCAGAAGCCATGGTATGCACCTTCATAGAAGGGCATAAACCCCTTGTCAAGAACAAACTCACCCAACTCTTCTTCACACCCGAGTCATCAGATGCCAAACCAGATCGACTCGCCGGGTTATTCATCGATATGGCGTGCACCACCATGATCGATTTGGCCAATGAACTTGGGATCCCTTCCTATATCTTCTACCCATCTAACGCTTGCATCCTGGGACTCTCACTCCACCTCCCCGCACTCGACACCCACATCCACTCGGACTTCATGGACTCGGAGACTGAGTTAACTATCCCGAGTTTCAATCATTCAGTCCCTCCACAGTTCTTGCCTATGTGTTTATGGAGCAAAAACCACAGCGGGTTTACCTGGGCCACCTATCACAGCCGTAGGTTCAAGGATGCAAGGGGTATTATCGTAAATACATTTTCTGAGCTTGAACCCTACGCGGTTCACTCGTTCTCTTTGGATGATTCAATTCCGCCTGTGTACCCGGTTGGGCCGTTGGTCGATCTCCAGGGTCTGATCCACTCGCAATTCGATCGGACCCAATTCCGGAGCACAAAGAGATGGCTGGATGACCAGCCCACGTCATCGGTGGTCTTCTTGTGCTTCGGCAGCATGGGGAGCTTCAGTGCACCGCAAGTGAAGGAGATAGCTGTTGGGCTTGATAGGAGCGGGCACAGGTTCTTATGGTCATTGCGACAGCCACCTCAGGAAGGAGAAGTTTCTCCTACAGCATACACGAATCTAGAGGAGGTGTTGCCGGAGGGATTCTTAGATCGGACGACAAAGAGAGGGCTGGTGTGTGGATGGGTCCCACAGGTGGATGTGTTGGGTCACCGTGCGATAGGTGGGTTCGTGTCTCATTGCGGATGGAACTCCATATTGGAGAGCTTATGGTTCGGTGTGCCCATCGCAGCGTGGCCACTGCATGCAGAGCAGCATCTGAATGCGTTTGAGATGGCAAAGGAGTTAGGAGGATTGGTGGTGGAGCTCAGATTGGATTACAGAGGAGGAGATGATTTGGTGATGGCGGAGGAGGTGGAGAGAGCGGTTAGCTGTTTGATGGATTCTGATTGTAAGGTAAGGAAGAAGGTCAAGAACATAGAGGAGAATAGCAGGCGGGCTCTGATGGACGGTGGATCATCATTTATTTCCTTGGGATGCTTGATTGAAGATCTGATGGATGAGAGGtga